GTCACCGCGGCCAATGTCGACGCCGGCGAGCCGGCCGTGGGCTCGCCCGTCGCCGTCAACCAGTTGGACAACATCAAGATGGAGCGCGCCGGCACGCAGCGCTGGCTGCTGGTCGGCAACAAGAAGGCCGCCGAGCTGTGGCCGGTGCTGAAAGCGTTCTGGCAGGAAAACGGCTTCGTGATCAAAACCGAGGATCCGGGCCTGGGCATCATGGAAACCGACTGGGCCGAGAACCGCGCCAAGCTGCCGAACGACGGCCTGCGCAAGCTGCTGGAAACCGTCGGCCTCGGCAGCGTGTACTCCACCGGCGAGCGCGACAAATTCCGCATCCGCCTGGAAAACACGCCGCAGGGCACCGAGGTTTACTTCTCGCACCGCGGCATGGAAGAGGTCTACGCCGACAACAGCAAGACCAACACCGTGTGGCAGCCGCGCGCCACCGATCCCAACCTGGAAGCCGAACTGCTGGGCCGTTTCATGATGCGGCTGGGCATGAACGAAGAGAAGGCCCGCGACCAGGTCAAGCAGACGCTGGCCAAGCCGGCCAAACCGCAAGATCCGATCGTCGACGGCCAGTTGCAGTTGTCCGACGGCTTCGACCGCGCCTGGCGCCGCGTCGGCCTGGCGCTGGACCGCGTCGGCCTGGTCGTCACCGACCGCGACCGCTCCCAGGGCCTGTACTACGTGAAACCGGCCAAGGGCGACACCGACAAGGAAGAATCCGGCGGCTTCTGGTCCAACCTCGCCTTCTGGAAGAGCAAGGATGGCCAGGGCGTCAAACCGACCGAGCCGGAATACCGAATCAAACTGGTGGAACAGGGCAACGGCACCACGGCCTTGCAGATCCAGGACAAGCAGGGCAAACCGCTGTCCGACGCCTTCGTCAAGGCAGCGCTCGGCAAACTGCAGACCGAGCTGCAATAACGCAACAGCCGAGTCTCCAAAACGCCACAGCCCGCGAAAGCGGGCTGTTTCTTATGCGGGATTCATTTAATTGCCGCCTT
This genomic window from Chromobacterium violaceum ATCC 12472 contains:
- the bamC gene encoding outer membrane protein assembly factor BamC — encoded protein: MKRSASVAILLASGVLAACSTQQPLSKPLDYKSDAPKTTANSLEVPPDLTAPQVQNKYNLPGGVTAANVDAGEPAVGSPVAVNQLDNIKMERAGTQRWLLVGNKKAAELWPVLKAFWQENGFVIKTEDPGLGIMETDWAENRAKLPNDGLRKLLETVGLGSVYSTGERDKFRIRLENTPQGTEVYFSHRGMEEVYADNSKTNTVWQPRATDPNLEAELLGRFMMRLGMNEEKARDQVKQTLAKPAKPQDPIVDGQLQLSDGFDRAWRRVGLALDRVGLVVTDRDRSQGLYYVKPAKGDTDKEESGGFWSNLAFWKSKDGQGVKPTEPEYRIKLVEQGNGTTALQIQDKQGKPLSDAFVKAALGKLQTELQ